CCGATCAAACATGGACAAGTAAGTTGTTAGATCATTCCCATATCATGAACTGATCATTTTCCATGCATCTTcttgtcatatagttttattaagatttaagCATGCttgcttttattaaaatataaaccttccttgaaaccaattgattgaaaatataattgaatttggtttagacatttgctgaaaattataaattttcttgtcttggtttacccgGTAAAGAGGAGAAGGAAtcagttattattttatgatctttgaaaaccaaatatccttcggttttagtttcattttatgAAAATCAAGTATCCTCTtgcattaagaatcacatttatattattttggtccaaTGACAGAACATCCGATTAGTTTTTGATCCATGCATTTATCTTTCGACCATTGTGATCCTGCTTGATCCTATAATAatgattgatccttattcaaaattctaaagggcttggaaaccctatatgaaattatatacatatatataatcaatccaaatataattaaaaggatcactagatgcagtgatcaattgatcattgtcatactagaaAATGCTTAAAGCAAATAGATTATATGATTTGGAGGGAAGCATTATTGAAAATCATATACATTTGCTTGCATAaattcttgatgcttgaaagcaatgttaaatattcagatattgaaaatcatcttgaaatctaaatcttggtgattgaattctcacttttgagatagatacaaggcgattttcttaatcatacgccatcaccttactgaaagtctcaatgatcatctcactattgagaatcctctggacctttggatagaactgaaatccagatatgatcaccatatAATGGTACTCTTACCAAAGGccctatatgatttgagggacctaaagtcccaagactataagtctgtggatgagtataactcggctctattcatgatagtctcaaagttgaaactgtgtggacagactatcacatatgctgacatgttagagaagaaattctctacattccacaagcaatgttttgcttcagcaataataccGAAAAAATGGTTCCTcaacatatgcaaatttaatctcttgattattgcttgctaagcaaaacaatgagttactcatgaggaatagtgagatgaggcctcctggattttaaggcattgcctaaagcatatacggccacagagccatatgaaagagtcaaaccatggccatgtgaaaggccatggaagatggcaaggGTGTGCGTGGATATCACCCACAGTCACAGCATtagtcgaggccgaggccaaggttatcaacctagccgtgggtataagtccgtGGAAATAAGTCCGAGTTTAAAACCCAGGCCTCGACCAAACCTGCTTATCATCAGTATGGGATGAATAATCATTGCGCCAACCGATGTAAaactcccaaacaccttattgaactctaccaggagagcataaagggataAAACCCTATGACCCATTAggtccatctagatggtgcgaataaTTTCGACCATAAGAATGATGATCAACTAGAATACGAGACTTCATATTGCCTTAATAAAGGCCAATTAgatttcaacatcattttactttgtctttgttctctatagtgAACCAAGCCACATTACTTTAAGAgacaaaagtttttttattcaaggtcatggctagtccaacctcatgatgcTTAAAGGCACACATCtaaaaatctctgatgcattacattccacataaatcaaagtggaatttatcaaagtttcaaagacatttaTATGAATGTTctacatattgaaactatgggcaaaggaaagaaagaattccttatgatttatgaaaatgcccaaagccaaaggaaagtcctagagactatacctactatatctataggcctgctttgagccaagataaatatgattgtgggttaataccccaaatcactttccaaagagttcagagaagccGTTATTTATATGGCACGACACGCTCGGCCATCTAAGCTCTATTATGATGCATAAAATACTCTTGAACTCAactggacattccttgaaagaaaggaaaagaagtccGACCAAGGCTTTGCTtaaaaggcattatattcaccctgtaagacccattgaattaagaagaaaatatggtttccaacaatgggcaaaaaaaaaaaagaataagagtACCTAAAATCGCCTAcatggtcgagactacattcccTATTGATCTAATGATCAATATGATAAtaggcaaatagccagggcaatcataatcatgtttgattgacccacgaaaattatcacttagatggcattgccatacttagccatctgaattatgatgcaaagatttaaaaGGGCATaaaagctatcccataagatctcacgtttgtgcaatatatatctatgcacaagggaatttattgTCTCAAGCACCACGAATTaaagtatgttcatgagggggagtgaggacaaatcccatgatacatgaccatactaaaattcgtgaaacatggtccacaaccatatttcatattggttgaatttatgatattatgaccattacctataaggttcaaaatctaaaagtccatatacttggggacatcatgagttatataagattaacttgcatcaggccatagatattatatcaggccatataagtgatacTTAACTTGCATCATTCCCACCTCagactaatacgggtcatgagtccagacatatatcatattaagatattatgaataaatccaccacaaatatatgtgccatctaagATCATATtatcttagaatctcataaggaggattgggaatatatgttggatatatattatgaatatactttctccataaaagaaaccttgagccaaatgggtgatttaatcataggccaaggaacaaggattacataaAGTTTATGAATCCTaatatccaacatttgaaaggagagaagtagtaagctggtaaagaatggtatcaaccatcattgtcttggcaaagatcctcggactagaaaagatttatagacgtccatatgctacaatgatagcaatataaaatgccagacacattgacccgagaaagaatgactatgtcatcccagcttagcaccacacggttttgatgtcttaaagacacaaccaagttgctactGAGTCTATGACACGCCTGAAGCGTGGTAGACCAAAGATAAAAGacctcggaaattaaagaaaggtgcaaaaaagaaaccgaggtcatagacTTTCCAGACAAGGCCAAAATGGCTATGCCGACAGTATCAACTATGGGGGTTCGGGACGCCGGGTCTCATGGTACTGAAGGCATTGATAATGATAAGATCTCgtgaattatttaaaatgtctggaaggaaaccatatatatataaatgtgtcgacacaatacattcatagaaaaagcgcaaatatgtagcacatgaataatgaatcgaggatcatgaacccacgcaagagtactcataataatgaataaagaaagaaacgtggggtttctaaaagTGACTTAGAaaaggcgtattgaattggccatgaatatgtaaacgccatatgatgcccagtgaataaataaatcctgaaagaaggataaaatcgtgagacagaccaagggaggtctatataatctaaagtggtggataatactacatatgtcactacatataatgtctggaagaaattcaaaagatgtagtatgttatatatgactcactagatgataataatattattggtacctaaaaggtttaccaaaatatactgagcttagaatcataagatgagaaaagaagttctcatgaacagcattttcctaaagctgtcaatggactgaattaaattgctacatgtaagcaaataaagagttctataagaacaattcaaatcagtccatagaggaattttaaattccttgtgatatactaaccagcctaagataggttaaatggttattcatcaaaccttaaaaggttatagaccatcaccaccAATTAGccaaatttggtaatacttatggttggtcaaaattctcagcatgaaccaaccaagctgtggtatgaatgaataagctatcataaagataagctataagatcaaagttcatttttgaacaaaaggtgtaggaccgcattatgcgtccatatgcgacccaacgggtccgaccatattataagtttggtccatgataaagctgtagatcatggatgtcattagacataaatttgaggatcaattagatcaattctatgtcatgaccgtgtccggcctagatcagtccaatcgtccatatatatatatatatatatatgtgtgtacgAATTGTCGGCACACTAAGATTGCCATTGTCTCAGATCAATCATTGATTATCTATGGACATATGTAAataaggatcatgatctaaccGACATGACCTATGTATAAGGTTGTctatggcaaataatattatactcataaagctaaggcatgtccataagtcctaaagagctaagtagctcatacttgatataatgatgatccatattatataaaggatctaaagtactagccaaccaatattatggaaaggcatataagagtgatttggtcaaggaccataatcaaacgaccagagtataaaatagtacattttatctaaagtactaaagtggtcgatatcaaagaggtacattttctaaagtaccatcaggattctgagagacatgatatgtccgaacaatacaagactgttcaagtaagaatccatgaacatctattcagcaagtgatgttcaaatcagggggagtaatatgtgttgtactctttttccttaactatggttttatcccaatgggttttcctagtaaggttttaatgaggcaacattaagcatattatgaactcatatggttatggcatccaagggggagtgttataatatccattatgtggatggaccataaccaagtacttaaccaagtactagacaagtccaacaagtacaagaggaagtctaaggaggtttacatccggtctacatcggttcatctacaaaccggtccgagatcagaagactcagtcaaccttggaATCATCACCTTGAGCAAGTCGTctctatgacatcaatgtagtcaatgtaattAATGTGTTGATTTACTttcttgtaaagcatttgtaaacccttgtacaaaccactatataatgtggtgttggctaatgagaaaacacacaacattcctcacaattCACTCTCCACATTTTACACAGATTACAACAAAAAGGTATAAGTTCAGCATTTGTCTGCAGTTATTGGAGCTGCAGAAACTGTGGATCTATCTTCACGGTTAAAATGATACACAAACTCTGTTACAACTTCACAGCATTGTAATTCACATGGATATCAATTGCTTTGATCAGATGACAAACACATTATGCAAAGATTTGTAAATCGTATATGGATTTTTCAAATCAATTAAAATGCATAAATAAAcatcatgtatttttaaaatagacatTTACAGAGAAATCAAGTTCAAGTTCAGATTAGCAAGATGAGAGCCGCACACGTAACAAGCTTTCTTAAGCACATATTGGGTTAAATCCCAAGCCGAATAGAAAAACAAGTCCAATAAGCATCAAGGTGTTGAAAATAAGTTGGTCGGTTCACTCAACATAAGTGCTTTTAGTACTTGTAGTTGAATTTGACTTGGATCACATATCGCATCTTGATCTGTTCTGTATTGTACACAATATATTCGTTGTACAACAATGTCCCCTGCCAAAAAGCCAAACAAAATCAATCTGTAAATTTATGTAATCATGATCTAGTGAAAAGAATGTGTTTGAACAAAAACAAAGCCTAACCTTGGAGCTTGAATGATCCACTGGTTTGCCAAGTGGAACAACAACACCATCTTCTAGTGTCTTAGCCTCTGATGGGTTTGGTGCTGTTCTTCCCACACCTTTTGTGCTGCAACCATCAGAGTCACAAATCAAGATTTTATACAGTAGCAAACCTGTAATTCTTAACTCATCTCCACAAAGAACCCGTATGATATTAATATTGAGATGGATCTGTATACCTTAGCTTCCCCGGAGGCAATTTATCCGCGTTATAATCCGAATTTAGAAGCTCGTTCATGTCTCCCAAAGCAACCTAAAGAAGTTTTGATCATTACGAAACATAAAAAGACAGAGGTAGTGCTGCTAACACATAGAACCATTTTGTTGTTTTCCATATAAACTAAGAAGAGAGTATAATAATACCTCGCAGAGGAGCAGGACGCCGTCATTAGCACCAGTGTTAGCGTAGCAATAGTTTGCACTCTTGGAGAACATGTCGGCAAAGTAAACCCCTTTTCCGAACATGTAACCAGTTACAGGCGCTTCAGGAGGAGCTATCCGAAGACCTGTTTAGTTATGTCTCATAGTAGTTCAGTTCACTATGCAACGAAAATCTGAGAGGCAAAgagaataattaaaaacagaGAAACCTGTTGTTACCTTGAGATAAAATACCAGCCCAGTTAGTGAGACGTGACCCATGCCAGAGTAGCATCCTATTCTTCGCACTTGAGAACTGCCAAGAAAAATGCAAGTTTCAcattgcccaaaaaaaaaaaaaaaaaaccagaataGTAGTGTACAGTGAAATACAAGCTTGAACTACCTGTTGGAATCGATCAGCTTCACCAGCTCTAGAAGCTCTAAATAGCTGAGCAATCTCAACTGTGTATCCCGAATGCGTTTTTGCATGCGTGTTCTCCATGTAATTGGCAACCTAATTTCGCAATAAGGAGAAGACAGCAAAAGGTGTAAGAAACACAGACATGTTTGAACTGCTCGTAAGAAACAAATGCTCCTTCAATATTACCATAGAGAACTCTTCTGAATCGGCTCCTACTGGTGTCAATCCACAATTAAGTTGCTGGTAGTGATAATACAAAGGATCATCCTACATTGCAAAAAGTAATGCCATATCATTAGGGCACTATATGAAGAAGTGATTTGATGCCTTAAAAACCACTGACTTACCATCAATCCCGGGTCGACGGACAACAACTTTGTGGCCAGTTCGATTTCACCTAATGCTTCAACCTGACATTAAATAGTGATGTGGTAAAAAAACTACACATAACAAGTACCACAGACTATTAATTTTCTGAAGGCCAAAACTAATCACGTAGTAAACAGTAGCAAGAGTTACCATTTCTATTTTCTGTTTCAACTTTTGAGGAGTGTCTATAACAAACTGACCTGTTACAAGTCGCATTTCAGAAGTTAGTGAATGTTTAGTTATAATATCATTCTTCTTATACTCAAATATTCGCACGCATATGAACTTACTCATTTTCTTGAAACCAAAATCATGGGGTATCACAGTATAGAACTCTCTGCATCAATAATGATACAAAGTTAGACTAGCTCAAATCCAATTTATTTGAGTAAAATGGTTATATATTTCACTAGCAATTAACCAGATACATACCCACTCAGTTCCTCAAGCCTCGCTCTATCAAACCGTCCCATCACCTCCGAGATTCTCTTCAACACTTCATAACCCTAGATAGAACCAAGCCGAGCTATTATCTGATATCACAACAAAAATACAAGAAGACCccaaaaaacattttctatttttacctTTGTTATTGTGGACTTGCTTAGCTTGCCAAGTGGCAATTTGTTAGCGTTGTATCCTTCAAAGTTCAAATATCGAAAAATATATGAGTGGCAGAATGAAAAACAGCTAGAAGTTAGAAAAAAACACGTTGATAACTATGATTTTGTGTATAGATATACCAATATAAGCAAATGAATGTCAATCATTGCTACTTCTGGCCCTAACTTAAATGAAGTAAGGAAGAGACTAACCTATTTCCATCATGTGCTGTGCCATCATGCTTACGTTGCATATAAGAGAGATGAACTTGGCAATCTGAGGATCTAGTTTTGATTCCTCAGGTTTAACTTCAGAAGATGATTTGGGAACATCCTTGACCtgataaggaaaaaaaattgcaaatttagTGAAATTGCATTTGAACAAAGAGAACGTTTGAAGAAATGATTTGTCTCATTTCAACAGATGTTTCGAGCATACTACATCATAAATTGTAAGAATAAAGATTCTGAAATACTCACAATAGCTGAATCATTATCGTCTTTGCCATAGTCCATTTCAATCCATGTATAAAGCTTAGGATGAGGTATAAACTCCTTTCTGTCAGACCAAAAGTTCTTTGTCTTATCAAGGAACTTATTGCTAAATATTTCTATTGCACGATCCCATGAGTGAAAAGGCCCGTCTAATTTACTCTGTCCTTTCACACCAACTCTTCCCCATCTGAAGTAGACCATATATGTCTTCTGGGTCTGGTTATCAGACTCTGCGCATAGATCACACAAATTCATTAAAAATGGAATAAAGAGGGACAACAAAAGCGATAAAAGCTACAATGGGTTCTTTCAAAACAATACAAGTGTCATCCTAATCATACCTAGCACTTGCAGGACAAAGAACTTGTTATTATTATCCCTGACATTTGTCTGATTCAACATAGCATCATAAACATCATCACCCTACAAACattcaacaaacaaaaagaaaactcaaGTCAAATGGGCACACTCATGAACACAAcaagatgagaaaaaaaaagaacttgcCCTTTGTAGAACATGGTAGTGGCTCTTAATGTTATCAGGAATCCACTGATCCAACACCGCTGCTCCCTTCTTTGTCGCAGTTAcgatcttctcttctttcttttcttcctcaaatccatcatcatcgtcatcttcAGCACCATCTGTCCCTGAAAAATGTCAATAAGAACATTGGTACAAGTGTTCTAAACATCAGTCTAACCGGCACCTAGACGGCAAATCAGACCTAAACTAaaggatcttttttttttgaataacccGGGTATCCTGGCATCCACCGAGGTGGATCTAGACTAGCGGCGAGTGTAAAAAATCGGTCTAGGCGCCCTACTAACCAATAATAATCCTCTATAAAAGACCTAATCACGGTCTAGCGATTTTTTGAACATTGCAAAACTATTACTATTGTAACGGATGCTACAGAGATTTAAATCTCCAACTAACTAATGCAACAGAGAATCAGAGAAGATTCAATTCAAAGGCAATATCAACCTAAACTAAAACCCCAACTCACCTGACTTGACTTGGGCACTTGGACCGTTACAGAGCCTCTCGAGAAGTTCCTTCTTGGTACCAGTCGCAGCTACGCCTCTCCTACTAGCTTCCTCTCGCATCTCCTTCACATTCATCGCGCGAAGCTCGCCAATCGCAATCAGTTTGTTCgaatcatcatcaccaccaccgtCCGAAGAAGAATCTACGGTTcgtttcctcttcctcttcgatTCCTCCTTCTTCGCGTCTTCCGCGATAGCCTCCTCGAGCCTCTCCACCTATATCGAAACAAACACCAAAAGTCAAATTCCGAATCGGTAAGAGAAGAGTTTAGATGcgattaagagagagagatggatacCAGAACGGATTTGAGTCCGGTGGTGCTGAGTCCTCGCTCGGCGAGCTTTGATCGGAGTTCGTCGACTTTGAGCTTGTTCGCCATTTTTCGTTCGTCTTCTAGGGAATGtgactgagagagagagaaggttgGTTGGTTCTATGGTTTGCtttggaggaagaagagagttCGCGCGAGCATTTGAAGAAGAGGTCTCTTCTTCTTTCGTCAGTGTCTTCTCTTGAAAGCTTTAGGGCTTTTCGAATCTTCTTCCtttttacaaatttcaaaatttatttttaagaaaattgaaaaGTTCTCTCGCTGGTTTTTTGTGATATTGCTCTTTTAACCTCGGAAACACCCCCGAATATTATTATAGATTCCTAAATGTACCCATGAcctttttaaatgatttatttaatCCTGTATTCTGTATTTCTCACTCTTTTTTACCATTGATAAATCGAtggcaaaacaaaaaaaaaagaacatgaaagactaattttctataaaaaagaaGAGTTGAACTTTTGTGCACAGATTTTtgtcttttctcaaaaaaaaacttgtgtttCCATGtgttattttaagaaaaaagtaaCAAATACATATTCtaataatgaaaacaaaattagatGTAAAAATagttgaattttttatatatatttttcaagagTTTAATTTTCGTAAACagattttaagtatttttttgttgaaactttaaattgattatcaacaaaagaaaaaattacaaaccACTAAAGTTTATGCTTTTAGATAATGAAACACAAAGTAAATAATATGGAACTAACAGATTTTAAGGCTtttcagaaaattaatttttgttttgacttgtgttgtattaataatattttaaaataattacacttttataaaaaataatgttaaaaaaagcAGTattttttacccaaaaaaaaacacaatattgtttcatttcttgttgtttttgGTAGACTGGTGGTTAAGGTTCGCCACTACTCTGGCATTTCCAAGGACGTGCCTACAAACCACCACTAATGGATTAAAGGAATGTGTTGACTACTcatcataattattattattaaaacgATTTATCAGATTTAAAAAACAgacaaaataaattttccaacAACGAGTCAAAGCAATATGCTTATCAAAGCAAAGTCTATAGGTTATATTAGGCATGGATATTTTAACATGCACCCGGAACCGACCCAAAAATACCTGAATTGGAACCGACCCGAACCTTTAGAAGTATCTGTTGGGTCCAAAAATTTCCTATCCGAATAGATCCGGATCCGAAAAGAACCGACCCGAATAGACCCGACTAGAAAAGAACTGATCCGAATAGACCCGACCCTAAAAAAACGATTCATACCCGATgtaaaaacatgaatatccaaaactatgttttgttatgttctattttctatattttattttatgat
This genomic stretch from Raphanus sativus cultivar WK10039 chromosome 3, ASM80110v3, whole genome shotgun sequence harbors:
- the LOC130494515 gene encoding poly [ADP-ribose] polymerase 2-like isoform X1, producing MANKLKVDELRSKLAERGLSTTGLKSVLVERLEEAIAEDAKKEESKRKRKRTVDSSSDGGGDDDSNKLIAIGELRAMNVKEMREEASRRGVAATGTKKELLERLCNGPSAQVKSGTDGAEDDDDDGFEEEKKEEKIVTATKKGAAVLDQWIPDNIKSHYHVLQRGDDVYDAMLNQTNVRDNNNKFFVLQVLESDNQTQKTYMVYFRWGRVGVKGQSKLDGPFHSWDRAIEIFSNKFLDKTKNFWSDRKEFIPHPKLYTWIEMDYGKDDNDSAIVKDVPKSSSEVKPEESKLDPQIAKFISLICNVSMMAQHMMEIGYNANKLPLGKLSKSTITKGYEVLKRISEVMGRFDRARLEELSGEFYTVIPHDFGFKKMSQFVIDTPQKLKQKIEMVEALGEIELATKLLSVDPGLMDDPLYYHYQQLNCGLTPVGADSEEFSMVANYMENTHAKTHSGYTVEIAQLFRASRAGEADRFQQFSSAKNRMLLWHGSRLTNWAGILSQGLRIAPPEAPVTGYMFGKGVYFADMFSKSANYCYANTGANDGVLLLCEVALGDMNELLNSDYNADKLPPGKLSTKGVGRTAPNPSEAKTLEDGVVVPLGKPVDHSSSKGTLLYNEYIVYNTEQIKMRYVIQVKFNYKY
- the LOC130494515 gene encoding poly [ADP-ribose] polymerase 2-like isoform X2, which codes for MANKLKVDELRSKLAERGLSTTGLKSVLVERLEEAIAEDAKKEESKRKRKRTVDSSSDGGGDDDSNKLIAIGELRAMNVKEMREEASRRGVAATGTKKELLERLCNGPSAQVKSGTDGAEDDDDDGFEEEKKEEKIVTATKKGAAVLDQWIPDNIKSHYHVLQRGDDVYDAMLNQTNVRDNNNKFFVLQVLESDNQTQKTYMVYFRWGRVGVKGQSKLDGPFHSWDRAIEIFSNKFLDKTKNFWSDRKEFIPHPKLYTWIEMDYGKDDNDSAVVKDVPKSSSEVKPEESKLDPQIAKFISLICNVSMMAQHMMEIGYNANKLPLGKLSKSTITKGYEVLKRISEVMGRFDRARLEELSGEFYTVIPHDFGFKKMSQFVIDTPQKLKQKIEMVEALGEIELATKLLSVDPGLMDDPLYYHYQQLNCGLTPVGADSEEFSMVANYMENTHAKTHSGYTVEIAQLFRASRAGEADRFQQFSSAKNRMLLWHGSRLTNWAGILSQGLRIAPPEAPVTGYMFGKGVYFADMFSKSANYCYANTGANDGVLLLCEVALGDMNELLNSDYNADKLPPGKLSTKGVGRTAPNPSEAKTLEDGVVVPLGKPVDHSSSKGTLLYNEYIVYNTEQIKMRYVIQVKFNYKY